The Cellulosilyticum sp. I15G10I2 nucleotide sequence AAATTGATAAGCATATTCCTTGGGAGGTGGCTTGTCTTGTGGAGCCCTTTACAATTGCATCGCAGTCCTTGGCAAGAGGAGGCATCACAAGAGAAGACATTATTTATATTGCGGGTGCAGGAGCTATAGGTCTTACAATTCTTTTAACGGCAAAAAGTGTAGGTGCAACTGTTATCATAGCTGATATATCTGATGAAAAATTGGCACGTGCTAAAGCCATTGGTGCAGACTATGTAATCAATACTATGAATAAATCGCTTGTAGATTTTATTGAAGAAACCGAGGGGGTTGAGGGGATAACCTTAGCTTTAGATGCGGTAGGGCATCCGAGTATTATAGAGGCTATTCTTCCTAATATGATGCCTACTGGCAGAGTCGTTCTTCTCGGGTTTTTGAAAACACCTTCTAATCTTATTCAGATGGAGGTAACAAAAAGAGAGTTAGATGTTAAGGGGTCTAGATTAAGCTGCAATAGATTCCCTATTGTAGTTGACTGCATAGAAAAAGAGATATTTAATCCAGAAAAGATAATTTCTCATAGGTTTAACTTTACAGAGATTGAAGAGGCTATTCATCTGCTAATCAGTAAACCTAATGAATGCTGTAAAATAGTTCTTTCTTTTTAGTTGATAAAAGGTTTTTAGTAAGTAAAGCCCTCAAGATATTAATTGTCTAGAGGGTTTTAGCTATGTACACCAAGCATAGCATTTTAGAAGAACTATTTGGTAATGCTGTACATTATGATAAAGAGAGTCAAATTTGTGCAACCTATGTCATGGAGACTGTTGAAAAAAACGATTGCAATGGCCGCTATAGTATGCAAAGATTTAGGAGAAGCCACTATTGCAATTGAATTACGGAAATAAATGGAGTAGAAGAATACTATGTTTACAACGTATATTAAACTTGAACAGAGGTATGATTATCTAGAGGACAGATTTGTAAAAGCACTTGTATCTCTGCGAAGATGCGCATAAATCGCGCTGTATTTCTAGAGAAGCTTGTGCTGTTAAAAAAAGATTGATAAAAATTAGAGTCTAATTATCAAAAGGAGGCAAAAAAATATGAAATTATCTTTTAGATGGTATGGTGAAGATGATAAAGTTACACTTCAGAATATCAGACAAATACCAGAAATGTAGCTGTTTTAGAAGATGGCAGAGGATTTGAAGAAAGAGCACATCTTTCTTCTTGTGGAAGTTTGGATATGTTTGCTATTTTGCAAGCGCTTCATAAAAATGGTTTTGATGGTTATATGAGGCCAGACCATGGGCGTATGATTTGGGGAGAAACTGGAAGAGCTGGTTATGGATTATATGACAGAGCTTTAGGGGCTACTTATCTTAATGGATTATGGGAAGCTCTAGAAAAGCTAGATAAGTAATAAAGGGAGTCTGAATGGCTTCTTTCGGCAAGTTGGGAACTAGCCAAAAGGTCTAGAATTGTGTTGACTGTTCTATTTAATAGCAAGTATACTAGAGAAGATTAAATAGGGGGTCGACATGAAACTAAAAAGACTATTCACTCTGTTTTTAGGGATTTTATTATATGGACTCGGGATTGTACTATCCATTAAAGCAAATCTTGGGATTTCACCTTGGGATGCATTTCACCAAGGGCTTTCAGCTCTAATAGGTGTTACCCTGGGGCAAGCTGGTATTGGGGTTGGACTCTTAATTCTGGTCTTTAATTATTGGCTTAAAGAAAAAATAGGTTTTGGTACAATTGTTAATATATTTGGCATAGGGCTGGTTATTGATCTTCTTTTCTACCTGGATCTCATACCAACAATGAATACACTATTAAGTGGAATAATAACAATTATAGTGAGTATGTTTACTATTGCTCTTGCGAGTTACTTTTATATTGGCGCAGGATATGGAACGGGACCTAGAGATGGACTTATGGTGGGGCTGGTTAAAAAAACAAATAAAAAGGTTGGTCTAATCAGAGGCAGCATTGAACTTACTGTTCTTGGGATTGGATTTATGCTAGGTGGAAAGATTGGACTGGGGACTGTCATTCTCGGAATTGGCATAGGACCTGTTGTTCAGCTTACTTTTAGACTTCTTCGCTTTAATGTAAGTGGAGTTAAACATGAATATCTTTTTGAAAAAAATAAGAGTGCAGACTATACAACAGAAGAACAGTCGTATAAAGAAAAGTGTGAAACAGAGCTGCAGTTCACAGCACAGAGTGAAATATAAAATAGGAGAGGCGTATTAAAATGCGCCTCTCCTATTTTTAGGTATTTGAAAATTTAGAGGCTCTTATTCATTTGCCTAGATCACGTATATCATACGTATAATTATAAACACGTCAGAAATCATACACGATTAGGTAAGATATTGGATATCTCCAAACGTGTAACCATATTAAAATGACAAAAAAGGCAAGGAAGAAAAGAGGAATAGACTATGCTGTATGAGTACAGTTAAAACCAAGCGGCATATTAGTTAGTCCAATT carries:
- a CDS encoding zinc-binding alcohol dehydrogenase family protein, giving the protein MKAVLIPEPHKIMVMEVEMEKLQSEKDVLIRVKAGGICGSDMHGYHGTSPFINYPVIPGHEFAGEVVEVGKEVKDIVVGDHISVDPVISCGECYACKTGRYNVCSSLMVRGVHVNGGFKEYVSIPASACHKIDKHIPWEVACLVEPFTIASQSLARGGITREDIIYIAGAGAIGLTILLTAKSVGATVIIADISDEKLARAKAIGADYVINTMNKSLVDFIEETEGVEGITLALDAVGHPSIIEAILPNMMPTGRVVLLGFLKTPSNLIQMEVTKRELDVKGSRLSCNRFPIVVDCIEKEIFNPEKIISHRFNFTEIEEAIHLLISKPNECCKIVLSF
- a CDS encoding YczE/YyaS/YitT family protein, with amino-acid sequence MKLKRLFTLFLGILLYGLGIVLSIKANLGISPWDAFHQGLSALIGVTLGQAGIGVGLLILVFNYWLKEKIGFGTIVNIFGIGLVIDLLFYLDLIPTMNTLLSGIITIIVSMFTIALASYFYIGAGYGTGPRDGLMVGLVKKTNKKVGLIRGSIELTVLGIGFMLGGKIGLGTVILGIGIGPVVQLTFRLLRFNVSGVKHEYLFEKNKSADYTTEEQSYKEKCETELQFTAQSEI